One Triticum dicoccoides isolate Atlit2015 ecotype Zavitan chromosome 4B, WEW_v2.0, whole genome shotgun sequence genomic window carries:
- the LOC119293683 gene encoding uncharacterized protein LOC119293683: MQRSPPRSSITNFLNRTNLHTKSKRAEQLHRPRDPFAESTQINTMAAPAMFPKATRKASVGGRAWRLLRLAVLWARKGSAAQSLRLLKTLRHSRVGGLGLGHGGRRNDRLHYGEREFSIDETPAFRFRTPSARVLRFIPCIAPSVPDTPGVYGDDRYFFRDDRERDASCSGDFHDDQPSECGLESLDDGADEQLLERAMMEASVGSAGAVEGGEDAGVDVKADEFIAKFYAQMKLQRQISWLQYNEMMERSVC; encoded by the coding sequence ATGCAGCGATCCCCGCCACGCTCATCCATCACCAACTTTCTCAACCGAACAAACCTCCATACCAAAAGCAAAAGAGCGGAGCAGCTACACAGGCCTCGCGATCCTTTTGCTGAATCCACGCAGATAAACACAATGGCGGCGCCGGCGATGTTTCCTAAGGCGACGAGGAAGGCCTCCGTGGGCGGCCGGGCGTGGCGGCTGCTGCGGCTGGCGGtgctctgggcgcggaaggggagcgCGGCGCAGAGCCTCCGCCTGCTCAAGACGCTGCGGCACAGCcgcgtcggcggcctcggcctcggccaCGGCGGCCGGCGCAACGACCGGCTGCACTACGGCGAGCGGGAGTTCTCCATCGACGAGACGCCGGCGTTCCGGTTCCGCACCCCCTCCGCGCGCGTGCTCCGGTTCATCCCCTGCATCGCGCCCTCCGTCCCGGACACCCCCGGCGTCTACGGCGACGACCGCTACTTCTTCCGCGACGACCGCGAGAGGGACGCGAGCTGCTCCGGGGACTTCCACGATGACCAGCCCAGCGAGTGCGGCCTGGAGAGCCTCGACGATGGCGCGGATGAGCAGCTGCTCGAGCGCGCGATGATGGAGGCGAGCGTCGGCTCGGCGGGAGCCGTGGAGGGCGGCGAGGATGCCGGGGTGGACGTGAAGGCGGACGAGTTCATCGCAAAGTTCTACGCGCAGATGAAGCTGCAACGGCAAATCTCGTGGCTGCAATACAACGAGATGATGGAAAGGAGCGTCTGCTAG